The genomic interval CGCGCTCTTTGTGgttcctgttgttgtttggcatttcaattaaataaataggcTTATTTTTTTATGGAGCACAGCGGCCGCGCcaagtaaaatttaaataacgtatgcgaaaaaaaaatgcgcTTGAAAATGGTATATGTACATTGTACACAGTGAATAACTGGGtttgtgtggtgtgtgttgtGTCTGTCGAAGCATTGAACCAGTTTCCaacgacacacacacacgtgtgCAGAAAGGAGGAGGGACAAGAGAAGGAAAAGCTGCAGCTTTTAGTCAAGTCTCTGGTTGTACATAAAAAAGTcaacagacaaacaaacaaacaacatgtaaattatgaaaaatgtaCTAACAAAGCAGCATAAGCACACATACACCAACACTCAGTCTGAGCACACGCCTGTTCTCACAGCAGAGTCCACAAAATTAGAATCCTTAGGTGCCTAATTCATAAAAAGAGTTTTGTATTGAAGAAAGGTGTGGGAACTCtattaaaacaatatttttagctAAATCCTGACGTTCACTGAGCTCTGGTTAAAGCATTGCGAGCCAGTCTTTTCATCAGCATCAGGATCAGTCATTCGTTCTCTTGATACTCTATAATGGTATTGGTATAAACAGCGTCCGTAAGCTCGCGTTTCTCGTCGTCCGACAGCGGAGATCTGTCGAGTCTCCACGGAAATTCTCTTTCGGAGTGAATGGGCGGCAATGGAAACTGATATGACCTCATCAGGTAGCACAGGTCTACTTTCGGCTCGATGAGGCTTCCATTGCTACTGCTTGAATGGCCTGCGTCACTCCACTGCGGATAAATATTTGGTGGCATAGTCGGAAAAAAGTTGTCCATTATAGGTGCAAAATGGTAGTGCTACCTATTTGTTGGTGTCCCTTTGAAtggctcttttttttttttctatttttacgAATTTAGAATTTCGGAGACGAGTGAAGCAGACAGCTGGAATTCGTCTGTTTTTGCCTGATTATTGTCGAAATGATAAAAGTTGGCAGGGTTTCTGGGTTTGGACTAGATTGAAAATACATAGATTTGAACATACATAATCAGGAAATGCCCAAGAATTGCTTTTTAGAGTATTGTACTTGGACTTTTTGTGTGCCCTCGACTGTTTGGGAATATGTACATTCAGAATTACTGCGTCTCGTTAGCCACCGACTGAGCCTGGTCTACCTGGTCTGCTTTTGCGCTGCTGCCagtcttttatttatttttttttttcgtatagACTCTGTCCAACGATGTAGGCCGACAACAGCAATAACCCTTCTCATGTGCTTTCCGCTCTTGACTGCCCCTCATCCTTCCTGTTGCCCAACCCACCCATCACCTCGCCGCTCCACCTGAAAAATGCGCAcctgttttgtttattttgactGCGCTGTTGTTGCAGTATCCGCTTCAATCGCGTTGCCGCTGCTCCTGTGGTCCGGAATTTGCCTCTGTTTGGTGTTTTTGTAGCTTTAGTCCAGCTGTGCCACCATGTTGTGCATTTAAAGTGCAGCTCATCCCGCTCGAAATCCAAGGTAGCACTTTTAAGCACGTTGCAGGATCATTTGCTCACAGTGCCCGTATTATGTTGTAAGTTGTAAAACATGGGGCACATAAAAACGAGGCTGCTGTGTGTCAGTGCTTTATCCATTGCACCTCACATCGAtcaaaataatcaataaaatgcaGGTTTAAGTGCTTTGAGTGTGCCTTTCCTGGTCGTTTAATTTGAGTATGCCATTGATTTTATGTGGAACTACTTAAAATCAcataattatacaaaaaaacaagataAACTGGAAAAATAAATCGGATAAAGTGCTAGGGACGTAATTTACTGCCCCATTCCCGGATGGACAATTGCTGGTCATCTGCGGTAAGAAACTCATTGCAAAGTATGTCCGCAGGCGATCGAATGGGTTTGAGCATTCCGCAGTGAGCTGAAAAGGCAACTTTAACTGCAACTTTGACTGCGGGTTACGCTTAATTAAATGGCCAAGCATCTGAGCGAAGGGCAGTCAAGTAAATACTGGAGTGTGAGGGGTGAGTCGAGTTAgtttccttttgtttgtttggaaAAAGCGCCCCTCCCAAGCTCCCCCCGCTCATTGACAATGCAAGCCGGGGCTAATCAGTTGAGAAAATTTCTGTGAGATGgctaaaaccaaacaaaagaGCAAAAGCTCGGACCCTTTGGGGGTTGCCTTAATTAGCGCTGCAAACAAAGAGAAACTTTGCGAGTCCGAGTCCAAGTCCGAGAAACGTTGGGTCAAAAGTGCCAATACAAtgtgtaaatataaatgagCAGTGGTGCAAAAGCGTTCTTAATTATTGCGCATCATTGGAGGTGGGCGGGAAATGCCGGGAAAATGGCGAGGAAATGCCGGAAGAGATACCCCGAAGTCAGAGACGGTGTCGGTGATTTCCGCAAGGTAAATGACAGACGGCTTAAGTTATTAATATATTTCCGTCGACTGCGTAATTCGACATCAATCAAGCCAGTCGACGTTGGCCTTAATGCTTGCCAAATTAATCGCAATTGTATTGAGATTGATAGGAACCGAAATTCGTTAATTTTCGATGCGGGGAAAACACCAattttacccatttttttATGggccaattaaaatgtttgttgtGCATGTGCTGACAATGCTTAAATGAGAAATGAACAGGAAAATGTATATTCCACGCTGGAAAGCGGAAGGCAAATGGATCctgtgtaaaaaaaaagttaacaaatataaattggaAACGGTACAAATGTTATGGAGGGGCTTGCTAAAAAACTCAAGGCAAATTTATACGGTAGACAACATTGGTTTTTAATACATTAACGATTTTATCCGCATCTTCGCCGCAGTTAACCTCACAAAAAGAGAAACTAAGATTTTGCTACTATTAAATTCGTGTAATCAAGAACTCCAACCCAAATAATCATAAGTGGTTTGGTGGCTTGGAACTTCTTGGGAAACCTTTTAGGAACCCAGAACCGATGATAAAACCCCGGATCAACCACAATAATTCAATTATGAGCGACCACATTTGCGAGCTCCTTTCTCCCAACTACGACAAATTGAATAAGTTGAAGGTCTTCCGGCTTGTCCTTTTCCCAGGATTGCGAAAGCTTTCAAAAGTTCTAACTTCAATGTTAGCCAAAGTGTTGCGGAGCATATAAAGTTATTGTAGTGAGGAAAAGTTTTTAGTGTTTTAGGCCTACAGCAACTGCGGACAATTTAACTAAAAGCGCTCATAACCATTTAAAAGGTGTTCGGTTCTCGAATGGCCATCAGCCAGACCATTACCATTTATTCGGCTACTTGTTCGATGGCATAAAACTCACTTATTCGGAGCGCACAAATCCAATTGAAATCGTTCTGGCGCTGAATCCATTTAATAACCAACATAAATACTGTTCAAGACGCTTTACGACTTGAGTGCGCCGCAGGAAACTAGTGCCAACCATCAAGAATGAAACTTTCCCACTGGCGCACAGATAAATATGCTTAAGTACGCATGTGTCCAAAATAATAGTTATTAAGATGTGGTTTAAAATATTAGACCGATGATATTAAAAACCTTAAAGCGGTTGCTTTTTAAATAGCTTAGTTTCGGGcacatttataaattatatcaTAAAAAAACGCTCAGAACACTTCTATCCTGTTTATAGACAAGAACTAAAACTATTATGTTGAACACGAATGTGACTCTCTGAGGAAAGACGTGTTCGTGTGAACATAACTCTATGCAAATGTGTTTGGGGCGTCGATTCCCGCAGCGACACTTTATGATATTTACACGAAGCAATTGAGGAGAATACACCCAAGAAAACGagaatattttgaatattcgAGCTTATTAATCTAAGCTCGCAGTTCGCTTAGGCCTTGGCCCAATAATTTGCAATCTACTCGCTGAAGCGATCTGCTTAGTAGATTTTGCCCTCTGTATGCCTCATAAAACGCAATAAAATACCCATAAATACGTAGTGGCAACAGTTTTCCTCGTTTTCTTCCCATTCAATGGCTGCCAAATTGAGTTGAAACGATGGCATATTATTGTGTAATTGCACTTCATtgccataaataaaagttCTCGAATGGGTTGGCCGACATTTAAGATGTTTGCATCTTCCATCTCGTCTCAATTAGGCCACAAACAGTTGCAAGTGcagttgaaatatttaagcaatttCCGCAAGatttcttaattaaaaagttgctCCGTCTTGATGCTGCTCCATCTTGCATCCTTCGCGTTCGCCGAGGTGTCAGcaacaatgaaaatattttctacTTACCAGCAAAAGTGTTTCGGAATTTTCTCCATACACTTCTCGCCCGGCAATTCgcttttgcacatttttcttcatttaCTTTCAAGCGAAATCTAcgaaatttcatttgcagttATGTGCTGCTATTTTCCCAGTCAGCACAGCCAACACAAAAAGCTGCATCTTCAACACGGCACACGTTCTGTCCAGTCACttgcttaaaatatttaccgAGCGCTTCACATCGGACTCATAGTCAAACAATTTGGGTCCGGACTCGGGAGTTTTCCGAGaaagatatatgtacacaGTCCgaagttattattgttgttccCCTGGAGAAAGTAGGGACTCCTGATTTCAACTCAGCCCGCTTTCTCCCTTCTTTAATGCCATTTTACTGACTTCAATTTGGCTCTGTGTGCCTAATGCGAAAGATGTCCATTGTCCACGGGAATTTGTTGCACGCTTCACTTCTTAAACTGAATGTTGTTGAAGGCAAAATTCGTATAACGTTCTTCCAGGGCACCTTTTTTCGGTGATTTGAGGACATTTCACTTACCCTATGATCTTAAGTGGATTggaaataatatatttacattttttaagttaATGACTGAAATGTCAGCATGGTCCTAAGACACTTTCACGTTTTATCCATTCTTGTTTACAGGTGGTTTAAAAATCCATAtatgaaaataagaaaaacagtttttattgaaatattacaTACTTTGTTGTTCGCTTAAATCATTTCCTGGATCTAAAATAGCCCCTGATTTAGGGTATTGAAAACTTGCTCCTCTGCTCTTCGAACTTTTAGCTTATTTTTTGACTCTTTCCGCCCCACTTCCTCATCTTTTGGGACAGGTCAATGCGTTTCGAGACTCACTTGTTATTACCCATAAAATTTGCTTGCCCTTGGCATAAGAAAGCCATCAAGTGGAACGAAAGGAAAGTGAGGTGAGTGGCAGGGATATGTGTGATACATAAAAGGGAAATCTTCTACCCTGTTTCCCAGTCCCCGTCGCAttgtaattgcattttgaaTGACTGCATTTGGCAGAGTGTTTGTGCGGTGTTGGTTTGGGGATAGCCACAGCCAACACGCACATGTCGCCGCATGGCCGCAAAATATGGtaaattaattcaatattAAGCAATCAAATATTGTCGCCACATCATCAAATGCTGCGGCCTCGAACGTCAATAGCCATGTGTGTGACTTGTGGTCTAGTGTTTGTATTTGCAGACGCCCTCAATTAGAATACGGCAAATTGAACAGCAGCCGAGCGGGGGGCTGAGGATTAGGATTCAGTAAGAGATTGTCTGGGCTTGAATGGATTGCAATCAATGCCACAGGGGTCACAGGATTCATCTAACAATGCGCAGCGGCGCATTTATTACATTctgatgccacgcccacatatGATTGGCTACccattttggcatttgccgGAGCGAGCTTCCtctgcatttttattaattttccgctttcccaGCCAGCTGCCACTGACTGTGCAGCTCTTCTTTCGCTTTTCTCGTTTCCCATTTCCCGTTCCCTTTGCCCCGGTCGAGTGTTGGATTTTTGCATGCCCGCCGCCGCCTGTATGCGacaaaagaatttaattaaaacgcgTGGCCGGGCAATGTCCTCGGGACTCGGTTGCCATGTCCTGGCAAAAGGATTAAGACGCTGCTGGTGTCATTTCAACGGAATAAGATCGCACCTAGATGGAATGGACTTGCAGCTCGGATAACTCCACGTTGACTTTACTTTGCGAGGGCATTTAAGGTGACGTTCTACTTTGTCGGAGAAGTGTTAGAAAATTGAGATTGATATTTTcctatttcttttttccgtgctttcataattaaaatttaatattatatctTGGCATTTCCGTTAACCATGTTTTATAGTATGTTCGAATCCCTTTTGGAATTAGCTGTCATCTCTAACAGTTGGTTAAGTTGGTTGAGCTGATGTCATTTCAGTTGATTATTGCCGCGACGTTAGgcaaacataatttaaaacgTGGTCGTAACTTTTCACCAattataatttgcataaaacgCTCAGCTCAGGTGTAaagtgtgtgtctgtctgttGTTTAATCTGTGTGTCACAGTGCGaaattataaaagttttttaattacacGTACATACATGCATTCGCACTCGCGGTCGGGATTCGGGCATTCTGTTTTGGCAGCATATACATGTAGTAAGTAGACTTTCTGTTTTTTTAGGGCCAAGATGAAGTTAAAGCCACATTTGTGTGTGAAGCTGGTAGCTGTATCTgtcatacgccatgttgtaCACGCCCTCATTTTGACACTTTTCACATACTTTTGatgtgcatttaattgcaacaaaaatatgaaatccgttttctttgttttcttGTCAACGGAATTGCTGAAATGTCGAGCATAATggaaacaacagcagcggaaacaaattggaaaagtctaaaaaaaaagcaaggGTGTGCGATTTTGTGTCAAGGGGTGTAGAAAACAATGCTGTGAGAGTGTGTCAACAGGAGCTTCCAGACAATGGTAggaaaaatttagaaaaagCTACCGTCACTCTCGGTAATGCTATAAgcaaaattcatatttattatcAAAAGATGTTAGCATGCGTTCTAATCTCTCAGAAGTCCCATTGTTCGCAATCGTTTCGAATCGTTTGTCgcctttatttattgattGCATAACTATCCACACCATAAACAGACAAATTTAACAAGACATTTGTGTGCATTGTCTTTGCTCTAACGCAATTTTATCCTTTCGGCCATCTGCATTTGACATTTGTCTTTCTAAACTGTGCAGCTCGGAAAACAAAAGGAggcattatatatttaaatgaatcaAATGAAACGCCATCTGCAGCAAGAGCCTGTGTCTCTTTGTATTTGCcgatttaaatgtaatttatttgctgaCTGTTTCACATGACTCCGTTTCGAATGGCATTTTGAatggctttaattaaaaaagaatttatgcTACACACGTTTGTGCAGCAAGTTTGTTAAATATGCAGCCGGTTATTGAAGCCAAATGACACGGCACAAATCCGGATCGATTTGCCAGCTGCAAAGGAAGTAGGAAGTTCACTGTTTGTCCGTGTTTCAAGCTCTTTTGGTTATTGTCCGTGTTTTAGATGGCCTCGGCTTTTATTGCATCGGTCTATGGTCTATGATTATAGCCCTGACCGGACTTTTCCACGGCCTTTGGCCGGTTGAGCGCGTTTTCCATGCTTCGCAACGGAACTAGTGTCATTTCCGCAAAAAGTTTAGCATGCTTTTAGGCCGGGCCACTTAACACAGTGTTGTAGGCGAAGGACATGCTGTGAAATTGGCAAACAGATGTCAGTGTGTTCTGGGAATTTATTTCAACCAGGCTAAGCCAGATAAAGGCCGGTGAAATTTGCGTTTCCTTCAGCTGCTTCCTGGCATTTATCACTTGGCCACGGACAATGAAGAAAAATGTGGCTTGCAAATTGTACGCACTTGAAGACAActattgttaatttaaatagcTTTTTGTTAGcaaattgaatatatattgcAACATATTTTGGTTGTGTTGATGTGGTAATCGCGGATCTTAAATATTAGAAATTTGGTGTGGATGTTCTAGAGCAAACTAAGTTTCATAAAAACATGTTCAAGaaccttttttttctctgcacGCATTCTCGGTAATTTAGTATGTGTTTTATAAGTTTTCCCCACCCGTCGAAGGATTTGTGACCCTGAACTTGATAAATAGCCCAAAATGTGTACATCCGCTGGCTGTTTCCTGGATTT from Drosophila yakuba strain Tai18E2 chromosome 3L, Prin_Dyak_Tai18E2_2.1, whole genome shotgun sequence carries:
- the LOC26536410 gene encoding uncharacterized protein LOC26536410 — its product is MDNFFPTMPPNIYPQWSDAGHSSSSNGSLIEPKVDLCYLMRSYQFPLPPIHSEREFPWRLDRSPLSDDEKRELTDAVYTNTIIEYQENE